A stretch of DNA from Bacillus sp. SM2101:
GTTTATTTATAATATAGTCAGGTCTTTCCACTTCCAAGCTTTGTCTTGCGTCGTACCCCCAAGTAACAGCAACAGATGTAACACCTATTTCCTTACAAGGAGGGATATCACGAATTTCATCACATATGTATAAAACTTCACTGTTCTTTAACTCGAGTCGCTTCAAGAGTTTTTTTATTGTTATGTTTTTTTGAAATAATGACCTTGTGCAAATTACGTTATCAAATACATCAATATTGTTTGCTTTTAAAAATGTTCTTATGTTTTCTTCATTATTGGAGGAGATAATGTCTAGTTTATATTTCCGTTCTTTTAGGTTCATTAGAAGATGTTTTATACCTTCTACCACTATTAGTTCATTTATTCTTGTATTGTAGTTTGATTTCATATCATAAACTATTAAAGGCAATTTATACCATGATACCCCTAACATTTTACACCTTTCTTTTATTGATAAGGTGCTCATGTACTCAACCTCATCTTTGCTCATTTTTCGATACCCATATTTTGTTGAAAGTTCATTGAAAAGTGATACTGCTAAATCTCTTGATTTGACAAGTGTTCCATCAAAATCGAATATAACATGTTTAATCAAGGTAACCATCCTTTCTGAAGTTGTTATTGCTGAATCTCAACTAGATAATCTATTACAAGTAATATGATAAGTAGGCTCTTCTGATAAACTTTGTTACCAGGTTTAAAGAATTAACTACCGTGGCAGAACCTTAACAGTTATAAATTTTAAGAAACCTGCAAAATAAAAAATAGCAAAAAGAGATCATTTAAAAGTAGCATATTTACCGCAACTAATCCGATGATGCTAACTCCATACAATAATCACGCAATTAGTTTGTTATTTTTCGTAACTACTAAACACAATTATAAAGAGTATTATAATTTCGCTCAGCTTTCTACTAGAGCTCCATCCAATAAAAAATAGCTTATCCATATTCAATATTAACAATATTGGAGAATTAATCAATTCATTAAAAAACAATAATCAAAATTACCAATTACTCAAATAGAAGTGAAAAAAATAACATAGTTTTTGAAAAGAGCCTTTATGGTATCCCCATATCTCATGCCCCCATTTGTTTCAAAACCTGAATATCTTGAACGCCCACTTGCAGCAATTAAAATAATAACTAAAAGAATGAATAGTACTAGAACAATTCCTGCTGCTGAACTATGTCCGCTCATGTAAATCCCTCCTTTCTATATTTGATGTAATATATATTATGAAAGGAAAATCTAAACTGCTCGGGTTAATACTCTAATACAAGCGCACATTTTTCATAGGTTAAAACCCCACTACATAAATAGTGAGGTTTTCCGTACGTGGAAAAGATGAAAGAAGGTGATCACCTTCAAAAGATGAACCATATTTCGAACGTCCACTTGCAGCAACTAAAATAATAACTAAAAGGATGAATAGTACTAGAACTAGTACTATATCAATACACAACCAGTTGGATGCCTGGTATCCCCATATCTCGGGCCCCCATTCATTTCAAAACCTGCATATCTTGAACGCCCACTTGCAGCAATTAAAATAATAACTAAAAGAATGAATAGTACTAGAACAATTCCTGCTGCTGAACTATGTCCGCTCATGTAAATCCCTCCTTTCTATATTTGATGTAATATATATTATGAAAGGAAAATCTAAACTGCTCGGGTTAATACTCTAATACAAGCGCACATTTTTCATAGGTTAAAACCCCACTACATAAATAGTGAGGTTTTCCGTACGTGGAAAAGATGAAAGAAGGTGATCACCTTCAAAAGATGAACCATATTTCGAACGTCCACTTG
This window harbors:
- a CDS encoding HAD hydrolase-like protein gives rise to the protein MIKHVIFDFDGTLVKSRDLAVSLFNELSTKYGYRKMSKDEVEYMSTLSIKERCKMLGVSWYKLPLIVYDMKSNYNTRINELIVVEGIKHLLMNLKERKYKLDIISSNNEENIRTFLKANNIDVFDNVICTRSLFQKNITIKKLLKRLELKNSEVLYICDEIRDIPPCKEIGVTSVAVTWGYDARQSLEVERPDYIINKPTELLTILDKEA